Proteins from one Panicum virgatum strain AP13 chromosome 7K, P.virgatum_v5, whole genome shotgun sequence genomic window:
- the LOC120641911 gene encoding uncharacterized protein LOC120641911 produces the protein MQNMISACKPHQSHRAAALLPPPRPVLPGRAAFPRLLPARDATTSRLVVKRRCQGEDKQQQQEEQEAAEGSGGADEQEKRTFLSLEEAGLVEMSGLSTHERFLCRLTISSLNLLRVISEQEGVPIEELNAGRVCDWFIKDKLKREQNLGTAVLQWDDPAF, from the exons ATGCAGAACATGATCAGCGCCTGCAAGCCGCATCAGTCGCACCGGGCGGCCgcgctcctgccgccgccgaggccggtgCTGCCCGGACGGGCAGCGTTCCCCCGCCTACTACCAG CGAGGGATGCGACGACCTCGCGGCTGGTGGTCAAGAGGAGGTGCCAGGGGGAggacaagcagcagcagcaggaggagcaaGAAGCGGCGGagggaagcggcggcgccgacgagcagGAGAAGAGGACCTTCCTGAGCCTGGAGGAGGCCGGGCTGGTGGAGATGTCCGGCCTCAGCACGCACGAGCGCTTCCTCTGCCGCCTCACC ATATCGTCTCTGAATCTGCTGAGAGTGATCTCGGAGCAGGAGGGCGTCCCGATAGAGGAGCTCAACGCCGGCCGCGTCTGCGACTGGTTCATCAAGGACAAGCTCAAGAGGGAGCAGAACCTCGGCACCGCCGTCCTGCAGTGGGACGACCCTGCCTTCTAG